DNA from Salmo trutta chromosome 14, fSalTru1.1, whole genome shotgun sequence:
ttttgttgacattgagtgtgacgTTGAGTACTGAAACGTGGCCGGATGATGAAGCTATGCATGTAGTACTCAGTGGATTCTCCATGCAGCAGCAGGATCGTACCCTACATCCCGCCCTAAGCCAACACCACTCTGGCATTCAACAAACTGTATGGGGCCATAAACATACAAGAGatcgctcacccagaggcagcgttTCTGGTGGGGGGAGATTTTAAGTCGTGGAGACTTAAAACTGTCCTACCTCACTTCTGCCaacaaaactctagaccacctttattttacacacagaaatgcatacaaggccctcccttatACCACAtgcggcaaatctgaccatgccTCAATTCtcttgcttcctgtttacaagcaaaagctcaaacaggaagtaccagtgatgcgctcaatacggaagtggtcagatgaagcagacgcGAGGTTACAAGACTGGTTTGCTATTACAGACTGggaaaaccatggattacaggcaatatccacactgggctaaaggctagagctatcACTTACAAGGAACAGGACACGGACATGGAAGCAatcaagaaatcccgctacgaacTCCGACAAGACATCAACaatgcaaaaggacaatataggaggaGGTGGAATCCTATTATACCGGTGCCATCTCTcgtcgtatgtggcagggcttgcagacgATAACGGATTACAAAAGTAAACCCAGCCATGAGTTGTCCAGCGATGCAaactaccagatgagctaaatgccttttatgctcactttgaggaatATAACATTGTGCTTTGATTGAAAGCTCCTGTTTTTCCAGATGGCTATGTGATCTACTGATCCTTTGGACGAAATTTGTTTAATCTGTTGTTTTTAGTAATATTCATTTGAAAAATTAAATGTGTATAAAAACAGTTATTACTTTTATTTTAAGATCTGGTCACGGAACCCCTGCAGTAGCCTACCTCGTCCGCAtaccccactttgagaacccctgCATTAAGTAACCTTAAATTCCATGGTCAGTGTGGGCAATGAGTCAGGGTAtactattgtacactattctccCTATTATAATCATATGTTCACTATTAATCAAAAcagttttgttttttttgtgcgtaaaggctctccaaattGTTCCATGAAGTAGCCTAGGGTTCATGAAAACTTCCCTAAACATACATATTGTGAAATATCAGTGTTTTGAAATCTACACAAGGGTTCTGAACAGAGATAAATATACATGTTTTGATGGCTATCTTTCATTGATATTCATTCTGAATGCATTTTTCATAGGCTGCATTCTAATGTTGTGCCAATCAAATTAAAAGGTACACATTATTTAGAGGGATTGGTTAAGATGAACAGAAAAACATATTGAAGAAAAACTCTGATCAAATTGGCCGACCCAGTAGGTGTGATTTTTGTTGGattgaattaaatgtattcagcGTGTGCAAGAGAGCCACACCCGCAAACCATGTTATGCTCATGCATATGTTAAGTCTGAATctcaactactgagaagtgcttaAATCAGAATGCTTAAAAAAGGCATACATTTCCTAAGTCTGATTTGATTCCATAGTGTCAATCATGGTTGTTTTACTCTCTCACAGACAGTAGACATATCAACCTAATGTCCGCTTTCTcgctgtgtgtgttccaggtgatCGGCACGGCCATGTTGTTGCTGTGCCTGATGGCCCTGTCTGACCAAAGGAACCAGCCTGCTCCATCGGGGGGTGAGCCCATCGCTGTGGGCCTGTTGGTACTGCTCATAGGAGTCTCTCTGGGGAGCAACAGCGGATACGCTATCAACCCTAGCCGTGACCTGGGACCTCGAATCTTCACCGCTATAGCAGGCTGGGGGCCAGAGGTGTTCCGGTAAGTCTGGAGGGGAGTAAGACTTGGTGGTGGTCAATTCAGTTTTGGTTCAGTGAATTAGTTAATTGATATTCAATTTGTGAATTCAAAGTGAATTGGCCATTTTCAGAACTGAGTGGATTGAAAAGTGAATTGACCCCAACATTGCCTGCTAGTCTTGCAAGGGCTTTTTATCTTACAgtatcttcagaaagtattcacacctaaataagttcaggagtaaagatgtgcttaacaagtcccaAACATTAATacattgcatggactcattctgtgtgcaataatagtgtttaacataatttttgaatgactacctcatgtctttaccccacacatacaattatctgtaaggtccctcagtcgagcagtgaatttcaaacacatattcaaccacaaagaccaaggaggttttccaatgcctcgcaaagaagggcacctattggtagatgcgTAAAAGAAAGCacgcattgaatatccctttgagcatgatggagttattaattacacccagtcactagaaaGACACAGGTgtgcttcctaactcagttgccggagaggaaggaaactgctcaggggtttcaccatgaggccaatggtgactttaaattgttacagagtttaatggctgtgataagagaaaccTGAGGAGGaaaaaacaacattgtagttataccacaatactaacctaattgacagcctgaaaaggaagcctgtacagaataaaatattccaaaactagCATCCTGTTTGTATAAAGGTacaaaagtaatactgcaaagaaaaTTGACAAAagggcaaaaaaatatataattctataataatattaataaataaataggcaaagcaattcactttttggcctgaataaaaagtgttatgtttggtacaaatccaatacaacacattactgagtaccatattttccagcatagtggtggctacatcatgttatgggttatGTTATTGTAATCGTTAAAgactgggaagtttttcaggatacaaaagaaacggaatggagctactgtaagcacaggcaaaatcctagaggaaaacctggttcagtctgctttccacctgacactaggagattaattcacctatcagcaagacaataacctaaaacacaaggccaaatctacactggagttgcttaccaagaagacagtgaatgttcctgaggggcagagttacagttttgacttaaatctacttgaacatctatggcaagacctgaaaatgattctctagcaatgatcaacaaccaatttgacaaagcttgaagaagtTTGAAAATAATTataggcaaatattgtacaatccaggtgtacaaagctcttaaagactttcccagaaagactcacagccaaAGGTGATTGTAACATTTATAGGTTGAATgctatctaatcaagatatgttctatttatatatttttttttaacgaaTGTTTGAATTTTTCTCCAATTTGACAGAGTATTTTCTGTTGACagttgacaaaaaaattacaattaaataaatgttaatcccactttgtaacacaaaatgtggaaaaagcagGGGTGTGAGAATACTTTCTtaaggtactgtatataaacaaaCTGGCAGGACTAAGATTGCCTTGGGGTTTTGGTTTAGCAACATTCATACATGTTTTGCCACATGTTTCAGCCAGGTGTTGATGACAGTGTTAGTAGAATGTTCAGTGGTTCAGGGGTCAATTACAGGGCAGTAGAGGTATTTTGGAGTGGACAGTCTGGTTTCCCATGCCAATCTGCATTATTTCCTCTGTCCTAGCCAGTCACTTCTTTTTGATGTTTCTTTGTACTGTTCTGTCCTCTTGTTCCTACCATAATAGGAAAAGAGCTGTGCCCGTTTGTTGTGGCATCTGATTTGATCTCACCCTCTTATGGCATCTAATTGGATCTCACTGGCCAGTTATGTTCCAATTTTGGTAGCAACAAAAAAGTCCCTCTCATGATATGGTTTAAATGATTTTGGGATTGTTCGACATTGCAACTGACGTGACGCATtttgggtaaattgtgactgactgatctacaaataagtGTTATTTATGATGAAGAtaatttgtagatcagtcagtctacGGTCACCAATGTCAGCTGAAATGTCAAAGCTGCGATAATCCGGTTTAATTTGTCAATCAGGAATTCTGATAGGCCTGTTACGGGAGCGCCTGCTTGAAATGACAATAGATTGAATCCTGATCAAGGGCTGCCAAATAATACAGCATATAATTAAATAGGACAAAACTCCCcgaagctatttttgtttgtttttgactgaCTTTGACCACTGTAACCAATCTCCACACTGTTGTCTCTCGCTCTGTTGTGCAGGGCAGGTAACGGCTGGTGGTGGGTACCTGTACTTGCCCCCATGGTGGGAGGTGTCACAGGGGCCTCCATCTACAAGGTGTTTGTGGAACTGCACCACCCCTCCCCCTGTGAACacaggagggagatagaggaCGAGGCAGAGGAGGCTGCACCTCTGGATATGCAGAAAAACCTCagcccagaggtgtgtgtgtgagaggtacCCCAGCTATGTGTGCACACACTTGCTACACCCAAAGTAACTGGAGGAGGATCCAATGGAACAGAAACATCGGCAAACAATTGGGGATGTTGTTTTGAGAGGACACTGATTGGACTGGTTACTTTCTCGACGGTCCAAGTGACAGGCAGTCCAGAATGAATTGTGAGAGTGAAACAACTGTGAAACAGAGCATGAATTCAGTTTCGCTCCCAGGCTAAGGATAAATGAGACCACCTCTAACAGAAGTCAAAGCTGCATATAGAAGTTGCCTGTAggtacaggtctaggatcagcttactgTAGCTTACCCCTCAACCAATAGAATTATGGAGCCTTGAAACTGATGGCAAAATGCGAGAGACTATGTCAAGAGTGTAATTGGTGCTCATTACTCATATCGGTTTCAAAGCACAGTGCAGCACATCTGAGGACACTGGAGGAAATCTGGACTCAGTTAAATGGCCATCGACAATAACACAGGTTTAACCGAAACGATTCTCATCTGCCTTTAATAGGAAACACATACAGCCATAGacacaaaagggaaataaatagGATCAACAGGATGGCCTACAAGGCTTCACAGGGAATAGCAGCATTGCTAGAAAAAACATATcagacatacacagacacgtGTGCACACACATTCAGGAGAAGAAGCATTTATAGTGGTATAATACATAGCTACCGTTTCCCTGCCATTACTTACTCGAGAAGCCAAGCGCTGTAGCCCCATCAGCTACCACATAGAACGTTAGCTTCAATATTCTGAATGGTAGCAGCCAGATATGTTGTTTCTGTGCCCTTTTCACCCCACTCAAGAAACAAACGCAGGGGAAACACTGCCATAGCCcattgaatatatatatttttgggggtggGGGAAGTTACCTTATCGCCTGCCCCCACTATGCCTCCCCGAGCTCCCTTGCCCCTTGGCAgtgccccccacccctccctgGGCCGACTGTTTCTTCTTCGGGGCAGGCAGCTTTGCTTTGCCCCGGAAGGCTTTGCTGGGGTCCAGCTTGTTGACAGGCGGCTCTCCGGCGTGGTCGGCCATACTGGGCTCACAGTGGAAACTCAGGGGCTGGTAGAGAGACGCCCACTGCTGTTGGGGAAAGAGATGACACAAGCACAATGGGTAAACTAActaaccaaacaaaaacccaTGGCATTATTTCCTACTGTTAAGCTGTACTTACTTAGGTTTGCGTGCTGAGAGAAATCTCTTTCATGAGAAGGACATGTTTTAAACATAACAAACCTTATTGTTAAGTTGTCTAATCAAAAAGTATAGCTACACATTTCTAAGTTGCTTACTACAGTATAACTCATTTTAGGATacacttaaatgactaaaatactCATATTTTTTTGTGAGAACTAGTCAAGGTATGTAAGGCCGACAGGACAATGAAACAAATGCACTTAATGACCCTCCATAGGGTCAGAGCTTGGGGGTCAACGTACAACATACCTCAGTCAACACACTCTCGTTCTAGGCCCGGACTTATTTGTTTTAGCTGATGTGGCCGGAAAGTGATGACACATAGCCTAACTGGGGTATGTTATGTTTGACATGACTATATATTGTACATTGAAAGAAACAATAAAATCTATGTTTACCTTGTATGTAATGGATCACCTTTTTGGCTGTGCTGATTTAGTTTTTTACTTACATACATGGTAGTAGGCCCATAGTACATGTAATTGTAACACATCTACAATGATATCTACATGCAATACATAAGAACAATGGTCACTATTTTCAAGTGCTCTTAGACACCCAATGTATTCTCTTATATTTTGTCCTAATTCCAACAAAATCCCATAACCCCAGCCTCGCTCTTTCTAGGGGGTGACAGTGTATTACCTTGGCCTGCGGGCTGGGGCCGTAGGGGGTGAAGGCATTCTGCCACTCTGGCAGGCCTAAGTTGGTGATCATCAGGCGGTAGTAGGCGGTGAAGCTGGGCGTTAGGTAGTGCCAGTACAGAGAGCGATCCAGGAACCACACCTCACACTTCTGGGCCACCACACCTGGAACCAAACAGCCATGGGACAGAGAGCAAGGGGGATGAAATAATTATGGGCACATTCCCATGAATATTAACCAGTCAAAATCCATTTAGCTTTTTAACTTTTATAAAGTGTGGTGTAAAATATGGCAAACGGAAATTGTCTTCCTCTCTTATTCTTCCAtgatattttacacacacagtgcatgtGGCATATCACATGGGTAAATGGGAAAGTACCTTTTGTGCAGTCTTTGTAGACCAGGCAGACTTTGCCATTCCCACTGCAGGGGTCCAGCTCAAAGATACGGCTCCTGGAATCAAAATGGGGCTCCGCCGGCCCACGCTCTGACTCTCAGGGAAACAGAATGTGTGAATTgcctgtgtgtgtcctactaTGTTAACTAGATAGGCCTATCTATACATGACGTAGAAATTTACGGAACATTTGCTTCAATGCCCCGTATTCTACAATATGTCCAAcatttcaacaaggaacacatCGGTAGAAGATTCAGTATACAATAACATTGGAGGCTGAAACTAAAGAATCCAATAAGTAGCTGAATGAGGTGGTGTCACCTTCAACTTGTTCTTCGTCCCAGTCCAGGTCAGCCAGTGAGGGTGCGTTGGGGAGGGAGAACACTGACGATGACTGGCAAAGAGGACGCAGGTTGGCCACACCGTTGAGCACCATGCATCCTAAAGGCACAGATTCATCTGGTACAATATAGGAAAGAGTGTCACAGAGAGAAGAACAGGTGGTGTTCAGTTGTCTGTTCTTCTATGGATGTTTGGagctgaatgtgtcactgtcaggGTTACCTACTCTCGAGTTTGGCACTCCAGGTAAGGGTGAAACCATCCGTTGTGAGATAAAAGTCTCGGAGGTCCTCGGGCAGAACACAGGTATTTTTCTGTAAACCGCACAAACAATGACAACACAGAAGgttaaatccatttaaattcaatcactttttcacagcaccccttttgatttgaacaaaactttccatacatatttgcccattgtagaaGTGATCAAAATGTGACTATTTGGAACTGAATCAAGAGATACATGTGCTCAaatttgacccattttgcataccctaCCATGAGtctcatcactggaaaagataaatggTTGAGATTTATATAATTTAAGGGCTTACAAAACAGCGTTGTCAAATTATTTTAGAATTTCGTAAGAAAAAACacttaaatttaaaaaaagtgaGTAAACAAAAAATTGCATATGTTTTAGCTTCAGTCTGGTCTTTGGCagtttagcaacttttcaacaaCTTATTACTTTTTATCTACTTGGCAcgttagctaacccttctcctAGCTCTAACcgtaacccttttagctaaccctgtAACCCTTCCCCtgaccctttaacctaactcctaaacttaatcttaatgctaacccctaacctaggtaaagttagccagctagctatcgttagccacctagctagaatttgtaacatatcatacgtttggCAGTCAAAcatatagtgcatttggaaattcGTAACATAATACGAAACGTGGCCCAACGTTTCACGTCTGTCAGCAGCAACTGTGATTAAACACTACACTCTTAAAAGCAATGTTGAATAGGGGATAAAGTTAAATAACTTCACTAGGTAGGCCTACGTTGGTTGGAGAAAAGTGCATTAGGTGTGCTTACTGCTATGTTTAACCACCTGTACAAAGTTTCTACCGATAGCCTAATGTTTACCTTGCAAGCTATCGGCTAACAATGCATCGGCAAATGCCCCCTTCTGCTGCTTGACACGCACAGCCCACAAAGGATGGAAAATTAAACCGAAACCACCCATACTTGTCAGGTATAGTTCACTtttatatcactcaaatatccaattaatAGTGACCAATATTGAGAAATTACAAAATCAATTggtgtttactgatcatgaaaagcatgcagttacttTCTGTATAACTCCGATGATTGAGCTACATTTGCCTCAATTGATTTGCAtggaataatacttttttttgttcTGACTGatatgctcttcaagaggtgaccaaatatactgaacaaaaatataataagcaacatgtagtgttgttcccatgttttatgagctgaaataaaagatcccagaattgtTCCACATAGtcaaaaatattatttcactAACATTTttagcacaaatttgtttacatccctgttagtgagtatttctcctttgccaagataatccatccacctgacaagtgtggcatatcaagaagctgattaaacagcatcatcattacacaggtgcaccttgtgctggggacaataaaaggccactaaaatgtgcagttgtcacacaatacaataccacagatgtctcaagttgagggaacgtgcaatttgcatgctaactgcagtaatgtccaccagagctgttgccagagaaatgAATGTTCATTGctttaccataagccacctccaacattgttttagagaatttggcagtacgtccattcggcctcacaaccgctgatcacgtgtaaccatgcaagcccaggacctacacatccggcttcttcacctgcgggatcgtctgagaccaccCACCCGGAcatctgatgaaactgtgggtttgcacaaccgaataatttctgcacaaactgtcagaaacagtctcagggaagcttatatgtgctcgtcgtcctcaccagggtcttgacccgaCTGCAGTCCTTTTTGTATCCCTCGTTGACCAGTTCGTACCTATAACATTCTTCATTCAGGCTGCATAGGCTTCGATTTCCTCCTGAACTTGATTTAATGGCGAGAAGGCCGAAAATGTGTACTTTCCTTTTGAAacaccattttccaccaccatgctataGTGGCTAAATGCTAATCCCGGATGTTGTGTATCACATTTAGCCAATCAGGTTGAAACTATCAGACCATGAGTTCTGCCTCTTTTAGGTCAGCCTTATTAGCATCTCATTTTGGTAGGGTGACCTGATTTGTCTAATTATGAACAATATCTTTGCCCAAACAGATTGTGAACCCAACTGTGTAACTGATTCTAGGGGGGATACATTGAAAGATCATTTGGGTTGGGTGTAGGGACAGATTTGAACTATGTGATCTTGTGTTCTGGGgattgtattatctgtttaattGATTTGGTCAGAACACGGACTTGGGGTGGAGCCAATGACATTCACAATCGAAATCTCACTCCAAGCTAGAGTATGTTCAAAAGTTGGCAGGCCCGCTGCTGCAACTTGATTGCCTGAAAATGATAGACAACATCCGGGATTAGCATTTAGCCACTAtaacatggtggtggaaaatggtgtTCCATAAGGAAAGTATGCATATTTTCCACATTCTCACCATTACATAAAGTTaaagggattttggcaatgaggcaatttatttacttccccagagtcagatgaaattGTGGATACCTTTATATGCCTATATCCAGTATGAAGGCATTCGTCAGAGGTAGATTGGCAAATGCTAACTAGTACAATGCATTTGAATGTAAAATGACTACTCTATATCGTCATCTGCCGGCCTTTGGGCTGGGTCCATTAAGtgactttctgaccacttcttccatgggcaaatatgtatggaaagttctgttgctgtcaaaaagtgatgctatcaaaaaatgatttaattcaaatggatttacacAGAATTCCCTCCCAAACCGGGATAagaacctctctccctcctttccttcactgacgtgatggagagagggagccaTTTTAGTATTGAAATGCAGCCAGCCTGTGTTTTTACCTGTTCCCATGACAGCAGGCATCGCTTCTCTGCAGGCTCCCTCTCCACAAAACGCACGTCCATCACCCCGGGCATACTCTCTGTGACACCAACATATTATACAGCAGAATGACAAGTAATGTTAGCCACAACTGTAAtgcaatgaagaagaaaaaaatcctaACAGGACGTCCCAAACAGGCTTCTAGCGAGCAAGCTAGCctagcagcaacaacaacaggctTGCTAAATCAAACGCTAGCAAGCCAGCGAAAATGAATGCTTACCAAGTACTCTGGTAATGCCGAGTGTCAGCCTTTCAGCGACCCCTTTACATGTTAAGCCTTCCTTTGTCTCCTCCATTTCAATAATTAGAAATCACAGCAGAGAActattaatttaatccatttaacaGTTCATTTTCTGGAGGAGTCGCAGATTATCTTCTTCTCTGAGATTTTATGGTGCACAACAACTATTGTTGTATTGCCGCCCCCAACTGGACGGGGTGAAGAAAAAAAAGGACATTCATTATGGAGAAGGGAAAAACATgaatccacacatacagtattacaacaacaaaaaacatcccATTCATTCAGTCATTCAAAAACTCCATAGCTCCTTACAGAGGCTCTTGGGCCTGCGAGGGTGGGACTGCATCAGACAGAacttcatgtacagttgaagtcggaagtttacatacacttaggttggagtcattaaaacttgtttttcaaccactctacgaatttcttgttaacaaactatagttttggcaagtcgtttaggacatctactttgtgcatgacacgagtAATTTTTCccataattgtttacagacagattatttcacttataattcactgtatcacaattccggtgggtcagaagtttacatacactaagtacactgtgcctttaaacagcttggacatttccagaaaattatgtcaatgctttagaagcttctgataggctaattgacatcatttgagtcaattggaggtgtacctgtggatgtatttcaaggcctaccttcaaactcagtgactctttgcttgacatcatgggaaaatccaaaataatcagccaagacctcagaaaaaaaattgtagacctccacaagtctggttcattcttgggagcaaattccaaatgcctgaaggtaccacattcatctttataaacagtagtacgcaagtataaacatcatgggaccacgcagccgtcataccgctca
Protein-coding regions in this window:
- the aqp7 gene encoding aquaporin-7 isoform X3, whose amino-acid sequence is MNAAVSFSMCLFGRLGWRMLPVYILSQLIGSFLAAGTIYSLYYDAIYHYCGGNLTVSGPKATAGIFATYPATYLSLHAGFLDQVIGTAMLLLCLMALSDQRNQPAPSGGEPIAVGLLVLLIGVSLGSNSGYAINPSRDLGPRIFTAIAGWGPEVFRAGNGWWWVPVLAPMVGGVTGASIYKVFVELHHPSPCEHRREIEDEAEEAAPLDMQKNLSPEVCV
- the tpgs2 gene encoding tubulin polyglutamylase complex subunit 2 isoform X2; this translates as MEETKEGLTCKGVAERLTLGITRVLGVTESMPGVMDVRFVEREPAEKRCLLSWEQKNTCVLPEDLRDFYLTTDGFTLTWSAKLENESVPLGCMVLNGVANLRPLCQSSSVFSLPNAPSLADLDWDEEQVEERGPAEPHFDSRSRIFELDPCSGNGKVCLVYKDCTKGVVAQKCEVWFLDRSLYWHYLTPSFTAYYRLMITNLGLPEWQNAFTPYGPSPQAKQWASLYQPLSFHCEPSMADHAGEPPVNKLDPSKAFRGKAKLPAPKKKQSAQGGVGGTAKGQGSSGRHSGGRR
- the tpgs2 gene encoding tubulin polyglutamylase complex subunit 2 isoform X4, whose translation is MEETKEGLTCKGVAERLTLGITRVLESMPGVMDVRFVEREPAEKRCLLSWEQKNTCVLPEDLRDFYLTTDGFTLTWSAKLENESVPLGCMVLNGVANLRPLCQSSSVFSLPNAPSLADLDWDEEQVEERGPAEPHFDSRSRIFELDPCSGNGKVCLVYKDCTKGVVAQKCEVWFLDRSLYWHYLTPSFTAYYRLMITNLGLPEWQNAFTPYGPSPQAKQWASLYQPLSFHCEPSMADHAGEPPVNKLDPSKAFRGKAKLPAPKKKQSAQGGVGGTAKGQGSSGRHSGGRR
- the tpgs2 gene encoding tubulin polyglutamylase complex subunit 2 isoform X3; amino-acid sequence: MEETKEGLTCKGVAERLTLGITRVLESMPGVMDVRFVEREPAEKRCLLSWEQKNTCVLPEDLRDFYLTTDGFTLTWSAKLENESVPLGCMVLNGVANLRPLCQSSSVFSLPNAPSLADLDWDEEQVEESERGPAEPHFDSRSRIFELDPCSGNGKVCLVYKDCTKGVVAQKCEVWFLDRSLYWHYLTPSFTAYYRLMITNLGLPEWQNAFTPYGPSPQAKQWASLYQPLSFHCEPSMADHAGEPPVNKLDPSKAFRGKAKLPAPKKKQSAQGGVGGTAKGQGSSGRHSGGRR
- the tpgs2 gene encoding tubulin polyglutamylase complex subunit 2 isoform X1, which produces MEETKEGLTCKGVAERLTLGITRVLGVTESMPGVMDVRFVEREPAEKRCLLSWEQKNTCVLPEDLRDFYLTTDGFTLTWSAKLENESVPLGCMVLNGVANLRPLCQSSSVFSLPNAPSLADLDWDEEQVEESERGPAEPHFDSRSRIFELDPCSGNGKVCLVYKDCTKGVVAQKCEVWFLDRSLYWHYLTPSFTAYYRLMITNLGLPEWQNAFTPYGPSPQAKQWASLYQPLSFHCEPSMADHAGEPPVNKLDPSKAFRGKAKLPAPKKKQSAQGGVGGTAKGQGSSGRHSGGRR